The window GGCGTGTACCTCAAGGGGCTGCGCGGCCTGTCCACCGACCGGGCGCACTGCTCGGGCGGCACCTGTCAGCGGTCCTCCTCGGCACCTCCGCTCCAGCCCTCACCCGCAACATGGCCTCTATCCTGCCTATACGCCCTTCGCGCTTCAGGGCTCACGGCTGACAGTGTGGGTCCGGGACGAGGGCAGCGGCTTCGATCCGAGCCAGATCCCCCACCCGCTCGAGCTGGGGAACCGGCTCAAAGCCAGCGGCCGCGGCCTCTTTTTGCTGAGGTCCTTGCTCATGATCACTCGGCTCATCACGGTGTTTGAGGTGTAGGGCAGTGAGCAGGAGGCCCTCAGCAGCTTCTCTTGATTCCGGGCGGACCCTGGCGCTGGCTGACACGTCAGCGCCACCGCTGACATGTCAAAAACGCGAGAAGACGAACTCCGCCTGGCACTCTTCGCGTGTGTAAGAGGGCGGCCTCCCAGTCGGCACGCTGCGTGCAGCGTTGCTCCGCTCGCAGTTCTTATAGAGGAAAGCCCACCATGTTC of the Hyalangium minutum genome contains:
- a CDS encoding ATP-binding protein encodes the protein ACTSRGCAACPPTGRTARAAPVSGPPRHLRSSPHPQHGLYPAYTPFALQGSRLTVWVRDEGSGFDPSQIPHPLELGNRLKASGRGLFLLRSLLMITRLITVFEV